In bacterium, the DNA window CGGCGGACGCGCGCGGCGGCAACGGCGACGAAGCCGGCGCCGACGACGTCGAGCGCGACGAACGTCTTCGCGTCCAGGAAACCGTCCGGTATGTGCATCGCTTATTAAGGATAACACATATTTCAATATCGTGCTACTAAACCGCAAAAAAATAACCGGCGCCCGTCAAGGTAATTCTTTACCGGCGGCCACGAGGGTGAGCTTGCCGTGCTTGACGCCGCGGGCGCCGATGAGTCGGCCCGCCAGGGCCCGGATCTCGTTTGCTTTTCCGCGGACGACGAGGACTTCGAGGCAGCGGCGCCGCTCGAGGTGGACGTGAAGGGTGGAGACGACGACGCCGGCGTGTTTGTGCTGGACGTCGGTGAGTTTCTCCTGGAGGTCGGGGACGTGATGGTCGTAAACCAGCGTGACGGTCCCGACCGCCGGGCCTCGCCCCGCCTTCCACGCCTCCTCCGCCAGGTAGTCCCGGATAAGGTCGCGGATGGCCTCCGAGCGGGAGGCGTATCCCTTGCGGCCTATCAAACGGTCGAACTCGCGCAGGAGCTCTTCCGCCAGCGAAACGCCGAAACGGCTAATTTTAGACATATCTACGAAGTCGCCGCGCTTAGAAACGTGTTTCTAAAACTTGCTCCAGAATAATAGATTATACAAGAGGGCCTGGGTTACG includes these proteins:
- the nikR gene encoding nickel-responsive transcriptional regulator NikR; translation: MSKISRFGVSLAEELLREFDRLIGRKGYASRSEAIRDLIRDYLAEEAWKAGRGPAVGTVTLVYDHHVPDLQEKLTDVQHKHAGVVVSTLHVHLERRRCLEVLVVRGKANEIRALAGRLIGARGVKHGKLTLVAAGKELP